A genomic window from Luteolibacter sp. LG18 includes:
- a CDS encoding putative porin: MSVRSIPLRLAPLLALALHPALAEDESLAIPSLDQLPAEGVTPAEGEATESPVGNGEAPSDSVTINLIQRLVEKGILSKDEAQGMIRQAEADATRVRAHQRAEIQAAVQQEALAPVQEGEVGVTYIPETVKAQMREEIKHEILTAPRPQNWAAPAGTPEWVRRYKVFGDIRVRSENSLFPSGNDNTGAFPNFNAINTGAPFDTMGTQFSPQYNVDQDRQRFRLRARVGAEIDLDDGFTAGLRLATGENNSPTSPNQSLGAAGNGQGGNFSKYAIWIDRAFLSYHFGEDGCYDVNLYAGRFDNPFFNTDIVWDDDLGFDGFAAKGKFRFNDDIKVFATAGAFPIFNTDFNFSSNRPDKFESTDKYIYGGQIGVEWKIAEKLTGKFGVAFYDFDGVKGKLSTPYVPLTSSDAGDTDGLRPSFAQKGNTYMALRNILPDPSNGNGTTNQWQYFGLASPFRELTATGRLDYDGYEPVRVSLVGEYVKNLGFDEASVAQFAVNNKGPGGVYEGGDTAWMVNLIVGDAALEKFGDWQTYLGYRHVESDSVVDGLTDSDFGGGGTNLKGFTLGANFALSKAVRLGARWMSADQIAGPTYRNDILQIDLNAKF, translated from the coding sequence ATGTCCGTCCGTTCCATCCCCCTCCGTCTCGCGCCGCTGCTCGCGCTCGCCCTCCATCCGGCGCTCGCCGAGGACGAGTCCCTCGCGATCCCCTCGCTCGACCAGCTCCCCGCCGAAGGCGTCACCCCCGCGGAGGGTGAAGCTACTGAGTCTCCCGTAGGAAACGGCGAGGCCCCGTCCGACAGCGTGACGATCAACCTGATCCAGCGGCTGGTGGAGAAGGGCATCCTTTCGAAGGACGAGGCCCAGGGCATGATCCGCCAGGCCGAGGCCGATGCCACCCGCGTGCGCGCCCACCAGCGCGCCGAGATCCAGGCGGCCGTCCAGCAGGAGGCGCTTGCACCCGTGCAGGAAGGCGAGGTCGGCGTCACCTACATCCCGGAAACGGTCAAGGCGCAGATGCGCGAGGAGATCAAGCACGAGATCCTCACCGCGCCGCGTCCGCAGAACTGGGCCGCGCCCGCCGGCACCCCGGAATGGGTGCGCCGCTACAAGGTCTTCGGCGACATCCGCGTCCGCTCGGAAAACAGCCTGTTCCCCTCCGGCAACGACAACACCGGCGCGTTCCCGAATTTCAACGCCATCAACACCGGCGCGCCCTTCGACACGATGGGCACCCAGTTCTCGCCGCAGTACAACGTCGACCAGGATCGCCAGCGCTTCCGCCTGCGCGCGCGCGTGGGTGCCGAGATCGACCTGGACGACGGCTTCACGGCCGGCCTGCGCCTCGCCACCGGCGAGAACAACTCGCCGACCTCGCCCAACCAGAGCCTCGGCGCCGCGGGCAACGGCCAGGGCGGCAACTTCAGCAAGTATGCCATCTGGATCGACCGCGCCTTCCTCAGCTACCACTTCGGCGAGGACGGCTGCTACGACGTCAACCTCTACGCCGGCCGCTTCGACAACCCGTTCTTCAACACCGACATCGTCTGGGACGACGACCTCGGCTTCGACGGCTTTGCGGCCAAGGGCAAGTTCCGCTTCAACGACGACATCAAGGTCTTCGCCACCGCCGGTGCCTTCCCGATCTTCAACACCGACTTCAACTTCTCCTCGAACCGGCCCGACAAGTTCGAGAGCACGGACAAGTACATCTACGGCGGCCAGATCGGCGTGGAGTGGAAGATCGCCGAGAAGCTCACCGGCAAGTTCGGCGTGGCCTTCTACGACTTCGACGGCGTGAAGGGCAAGCTCTCGACCCCCTACGTCCCGCTCACCAGCAGCGACGCGGGCGACACCGATGGCCTGCGCCCGTCCTTCGCGCAGAAGGGCAACACCTACATGGCGCTGCGCAACATCCTGCCCGATCCCTCCAACGGCAACGGCACCACCAACCAGTGGCAGTACTTCGGCCTGGCCTCGCCGTTCCGCGAACTCACCGCCACCGGCCGCCTCGACTACGACGGCTACGAACCGGTGCGTGTCTCGCTGGTCGGCGAATACGTCAAGAACCTCGGTTTCGACGAGGCGTCCGTCGCGCAGTTCGCGGTCAACAACAAGGGCCCGGGCGGCGTCTATGAAGGCGGCGACACCGCGTGGATGGTCAACCTGATCGTGGGCGACGCGGCGCTGGAGAAGTTCGGCGACTGGCAGACCTACCTCGGCTACCGCCACGTCGAGAGCGACTCGGTGGTCGACGGCCTGACCGACTCGGACTTCGGCGGCGGTGGCACCAACCTCAAGGGCTTCACGCTCGGCGCGAACTTCGCCTTGAGCAAGGCGGTGCGCCTCGGCGCGCGCTGGATGAGCGCCGACCAGATCGCCGGGCCGACCTACCGCAACGACATCCTTCAAATCGACCTCAACGCCAAATTCTAA
- a CDS encoding biopolymer transporter ExbD, translated as MQADDGKSYDDINVTPMVDLYLVLLLIFIIMTTAGVKGTKIDLPRGSKSQPKLGGPKTQAITVTPDGKILLNTTPVTLADLESRLGTLKSTTPEFPVVVRGDRAVQYQGVMDVLDVLGRLGITQIGLATQAK; from the coding sequence ATGCAAGCCGACGACGGAAAAAGCTACGACGACATCAACGTCACGCCGATGGTGGACCTCTACCTCGTGCTGCTGTTGATCTTCATCATCATGACCACCGCGGGCGTGAAGGGGACGAAGATCGACCTGCCTCGCGGCAGCAAGAGCCAGCCGAAGCTGGGCGGTCCGAAGACCCAGGCGATCACCGTGACGCCGGACGGCAAGATCCTGCTCAACACCACGCCGGTGACGCTGGCGGACCTGGAAAGCCGCCTCGGCACGCTTAAGTCGACCACGCCCGAGTTCCCCGTCGTCGTGCGCGGCGACCGCGCCGTGCAGTACCAGGGGGTGATGGACGTGCTGGATGTCCTCGGGCGGCTGGGGATCACCCAGATCGGCCTCGCGACGCAAGCGAAGTGA
- a CDS encoding DUF2341 domain-containing protein, with protein sequence MRLLPSSFLILLTAASPLQAANDWWNKEWTQRQPVTVDAKDAGDAGSATVLVRLHDGNFQFGSAKEDGSDLRFIGEDGKELAYQIEKYDCVMNEAFVWVKVPAVKGGAAKFTLYYGNPKAAAESAPAYDADTVLVYHFADRGAAPADSSPAKNNAEKPGQASDGAVVGGGLRLAAGEPVSVPNTATLEWTANQALTWSAWVKPAALRPNAVLFSRDSFRVLLDDGKLVVENNGTRSSAGAPIAAGAWSHVAFIAEGAVIKTYVNGVAAGSLGAGLPASTAPLLIGGASAADRATGELDELEISKVARPEGWLKLAALTQGTSEAATKAVAVGEVEGSEGGGKHSAALEHIMLFGDIAKNMMFDGWMAIGVCVLMIAVGWTVAVQKFFYLNSIQKGGKAFLSQWKKLSGDLTALDHGDQDNVSSFGGLADAKTLALVKQSPLYHLYHIGSEEIRHRLERDKTRTKGLSGRSIEAIRASLDAGLVHENHHLGKGLVFLTMSIAGGPYVGLLGTVVGVMITFAIIAKSGEVDVNSIAPGIASALLATVAGLIVAIPALFIYSYLNSRIKENMGTMQVFIDEFIAKMAEFYPPAGESSPHAPVPATASQAHANAHPVPKTLEPV encoded by the coding sequence ATGCGCCTCCTCCCCTCCAGCTTTCTGATCCTCTTGACCGCCGCTTCGCCGCTCCAGGCCGCGAATGACTGGTGGAACAAAGAGTGGACGCAGCGCCAGCCGGTGACCGTCGACGCGAAGGACGCGGGCGACGCCGGATCCGCCACGGTGCTGGTGCGCCTGCACGACGGCAACTTCCAGTTCGGCTCGGCGAAGGAGGACGGCAGCGACCTGCGCTTCATCGGCGAGGACGGCAAGGAGCTCGCCTACCAGATCGAGAAATACGACTGCGTGATGAACGAGGCCTTCGTGTGGGTGAAGGTGCCCGCGGTGAAGGGTGGCGCGGCGAAGTTCACGCTCTACTACGGCAATCCGAAAGCCGCGGCGGAAAGCGCCCCGGCCTACGACGCGGACACGGTGCTGGTCTACCACTTCGCCGACCGCGGCGCGGCCCCGGCCGACTCGTCGCCGGCGAAGAACAACGCGGAAAAGCCCGGCCAAGCCTCGGACGGGGCGGTGGTGGGCGGCGGCCTGCGGCTCGCGGCCGGGGAGCCGGTGAGCGTTCCGAACACGGCGACGCTCGAGTGGACGGCCAACCAGGCGCTGACCTGGTCGGCATGGGTGAAGCCCGCCGCGCTGCGCCCGAACGCCGTGCTCTTCAGCCGCGACAGCTTCCGCGTGCTGCTCGACGACGGCAAGCTGGTGGTCGAGAACAACGGCACCCGTAGTAGCGCCGGAGCCCCCATCGCGGCCGGAGCCTGGAGCCACGTTGCCTTCATCGCGGAGGGCGCGGTCATCAAGACCTATGTCAACGGCGTGGCCGCCGGGTCGCTCGGCGCGGGCCTGCCCGCCAGCACGGCACCCTTGCTCATCGGCGGTGCCTCGGCCGCGGACCGCGCCACCGGCGAACTCGACGAACTGGAGATCTCGAAGGTGGCCCGCCCCGAAGGCTGGCTGAAGCTCGCGGCGCTCACCCAGGGCACCAGCGAGGCGGCGACCAAGGCGGTGGCCGTCGGCGAGGTCGAGGGCTCGGAAGGCGGCGGCAAGCACAGCGCGGCGCTCGAGCACATCATGCTCTTCGGCGACATCGCGAAGAACATGATGTTCGACGGCTGGATGGCCATCGGCGTGTGCGTGCTCATGATCGCCGTCGGCTGGACCGTGGCGGTGCAGAAATTCTTTTACCTCAACTCGATCCAGAAGGGCGGCAAGGCGTTCCTGTCGCAGTGGAAGAAGCTCTCCGGCGACCTCACCGCGTTGGACCACGGCGACCAGGACAACGTCAGCAGCTTCGGCGGCCTGGCCGACGCGAAGACGCTGGCGCTGGTGAAGCAATCGCCGCTCTACCACCTCTACCACATCGGCTCGGAGGAAATCCGCCACCGCCTGGAGCGGGACAAGACGCGCACCAAGGGCCTGTCCGGTCGCTCGATCGAGGCGATCCGCGCCAGCCTGGACGCCGGTCTGGTCCATGAGAACCACCACCTCGGCAAGGGCCTGGTGTTCCTCACCATGAGCATCGCGGGTGGCCCGTACGTCGGCCTGCTCGGCACGGTGGTGGGCGTGATGATCACCTTCGCCATCATCGCGAAGAGCGGCGAGGTGGACGTCAACTCGATCGCGCCCGGCATCGCCAGCGCGCTGCTCGCCACCGTGGCGGGCCTGATCGTCGCGATCCCGGCGCTCTTCATCTACAGCTACCTCAACAGCCGGATCAAAGAGAACATGGGGACGATGCAGGTCTTCATCGACGAGTTCATCGCGAAGATGGCCGAGTTCTACCCGCCCGCGGGCGAGTCCTCGCCGCACGCGCCGGTGCCCGCGACCGCCAGCCAGGCGCACGCCAACGCGCACCCGGTTCCCAAGACGCTCGAACCCGTCTGA
- a CDS encoding ShlB/FhaC/HecB family hemolysin secretion/activation protein yields the protein MFDFKYSFRLAFAAAFAWTVQEARSQGEARPMYIREYRVRGVKSGVVGSAEVGEAVYPFLGPGQMPADVDRARAAVEKLYHDKGYQAVSVGIPVQQIKRGTVILEVSENPVGRLRVKGGQYTSPSQLKGMAPALAEGKVVNFNEVTKNLVSMNQLAGRTVTPELRPGVEPGTVDIDLKVKDELPLHGSVELNNRYSADTTELRLNGAISYDNLWQLGHAMGLSFQVAPMNIDDAKVFSGYYMAPLPNSDGWSLMLQGTKQDSNVSTLGGLAVAGRGEIVGLRALKTLPQGKDFFQSLSFGFDYKHFDENLTSGSSTVQTPITYYPLTALYTASLKGKSGKTDFNGGVTLHLRGLGASADEFDNKRYKSEGSFLYFRGDLSRTQDLPYGLQGFARVQGQMSSQPLINSEQFAAGGLGTVRGYLESEALGDDAISATLELRSPSLLGSGKDDAENDWRFYVFGDAGFTSIQSPLPGQDPGSSLLSVGLGTRGRFLDHYNGSLDVGLPLLRRSNGQDRQPLYTFRVWGDF from the coding sequence ATGTTTGATTTCAAATACAGCTTCCGCCTTGCCTTCGCCGCCGCCTTTGCCTGGACCGTCCAGGAAGCGCGCTCCCAGGGTGAGGCCCGCCCCATGTACATCCGTGAGTATCGGGTTCGCGGGGTGAAGAGCGGGGTGGTGGGGAGCGCGGAGGTGGGCGAGGCGGTGTATCCGTTCCTCGGGCCGGGGCAGATGCCGGCGGACGTGGACCGCGCGCGGGCGGCAGTGGAAAAGCTCTATCATGACAAGGGCTACCAGGCGGTGTCGGTGGGCATCCCGGTGCAGCAGATCAAGCGCGGGACGGTGATCCTGGAGGTGTCGGAAAACCCGGTCGGCCGGTTGCGGGTGAAGGGCGGTCAATACACCTCGCCGTCGCAGCTCAAGGGGATGGCCCCGGCGCTGGCGGAAGGGAAGGTGGTCAATTTCAACGAGGTGACGAAGAACCTCGTCTCAATGAACCAACTGGCGGGCCGCACGGTGACGCCGGAGCTGCGGCCGGGCGTGGAGCCGGGGACGGTGGACATCGACCTGAAGGTGAAGGACGAGCTGCCGCTGCACGGCAGTGTGGAGCTCAACAACCGCTACAGCGCGGACACCACCGAGCTGCGGCTCAACGGCGCGATCTCGTATGACAACCTGTGGCAACTCGGCCACGCGATGGGGCTGAGCTTCCAGGTGGCGCCGATGAACATCGACGACGCGAAAGTGTTCTCGGGTTACTACATGGCGCCGCTGCCGAACTCGGACGGCTGGAGCCTGATGCTGCAGGGCACGAAGCAGGACAGCAACGTCTCGACGCTCGGTGGCCTCGCGGTGGCGGGTCGCGGCGAGATCGTCGGGCTGCGCGCGCTCAAGACGCTGCCTCAGGGCAAGGACTTCTTCCAGTCGCTGAGCTTCGGCTTCGACTACAAGCACTTCGACGAGAACCTGACGTCGGGCAGCTCGACGGTGCAGACGCCGATCACCTACTACCCGCTGACGGCGCTCTACACCGCGTCGCTGAAGGGCAAGAGCGGTAAGACGGATTTCAACGGCGGGGTGACGCTGCACCTGCGCGGGCTCGGGGCCTCGGCCGATGAGTTCGACAACAAGCGCTACAAGAGCGAGGGCAGCTTCCTTTACTTCCGCGGCGATCTGTCGCGGACGCAGGACCTGCCATACGGTTTGCAGGGCTTCGCGCGCGTGCAGGGCCAGATGTCGAGCCAGCCGCTGATCAACAGCGAGCAGTTCGCGGCGGGCGGCCTGGGCACGGTGCGCGGCTACCTCGAAAGCGAGGCGCTGGGCGACGACGCGATCTCGGCGACGCTCGAACTACGGAGTCCGTCGTTGCTCGGCAGCGGCAAGGACGACGCGGAGAACGACTGGCGCTTCTACGTCTTCGGCGACGCCGGGTTCACCTCGATCCAGTCGCCGCTGCCCGGCCAGGACCCCGGCAGCAGCCTGCTGAGCGTGGGCCTCGGCACGCGCGGCCGCTTCCTCGACCACTACAACGGCTCGCTCGATGTCGGCCTGCCGCTGCTGCGCCGCTCCAACGGCCAGGACCGACAGCCGCTCTACACCTTCCGCGTCTGGGGCGATTTCTAA
- a CDS encoding arabinan endo-1,5-alpha-L-arabinosidase has translation MLKSGRSFALLTGCLLAQAAIAAPPAGKVHDPSSIVRNTKLSWFFSTGPGIKSFSSSDLTNWSPGPPVFKTFPAWHNEQVPGNNGYLWAPDLIWRDGRYWLYYSVSTFGKNHSAIGLATSPTLDPQDRLYGWKDEGLVIQSKRGNDYNAIDPAIFQGADKRLWMVFGSFWSGIQLVPLDPVTGLLKKDAKPQRIAWSEQIEAPALIQHGKFHYLFVNHGLCCRGVDSTYEIRVGRSKTVTGPYLDKDGREMTTGGGTLFLGTEKPFIGPGHFATIEGYPGTRFSFHYYDGNANGFSKLGIRELEWTEDGWPRAGKWVMPEAK, from the coding sequence ATGTTGAAATCGGGACGTTCGTTCGCACTGCTCACCGGATGCCTGCTGGCCCAGGCCGCCATCGCCGCACCACCGGCGGGCAAGGTCCACGACCCCTCCTCCATCGTCCGCAACACGAAGCTCTCGTGGTTCTTCAGCACCGGTCCCGGAATCAAGTCCTTCAGTTCTTCCGACCTCACCAACTGGTCGCCCGGCCCGCCGGTCTTCAAGACCTTCCCCGCCTGGCACAACGAGCAGGTACCCGGCAACAACGGCTACCTGTGGGCTCCCGATCTCATCTGGCGCGATGGCCGCTACTGGCTCTACTACTCCGTCTCCACCTTCGGCAAGAACCACTCAGCCATCGGGCTGGCCACCTCCCCCACCCTCGATCCACAGGACCGTCTCTATGGCTGGAAGGACGAAGGCTTGGTGATCCAATCGAAACGCGGCAACGACTACAACGCCATCGACCCCGCGATCTTCCAGGGCGCGGACAAGCGGCTGTGGATGGTCTTCGGTTCCTTCTGGTCCGGCATCCAGCTCGTGCCGCTCGATCCCGTGACCGGTCTTCTGAAAAAGGACGCCAAGCCGCAGCGCATCGCGTGGAGCGAACAGATCGAGGCCCCCGCCCTCATACAGCACGGAAAATTCCACTACCTCTTCGTGAACCACGGCCTGTGCTGCCGCGGGGTCGACAGCACCTACGAGATCCGGGTCGGCCGCAGCAAGACGGTGACCGGCCCCTACCTCGACAAGGACGGCCGCGAAATGACCACCGGTGGCGGCACCCTTTTCCTCGGCACCGAGAAGCCGTTCATCGGCCCCGGCCACTTCGCCACCATTGAAGGCTACCCCGGCACCCGTTTCAGCTTCCACTACTACGATGGCAATGCGAACGGCTTCTCGAAGCTGGGCATCCGCGAGCTGGAGTGGACCGAAGACGGCTGGCCCCGCGCGGGCAAATGGGTGATGCCCGAGGCGAAGTAG
- a CDS encoding glycosyl hydrolase, with translation MRNAPKSLSRSLRLSSAGSCVVAGMLLALASTVSAGPMRKWCFISGQEPVEAELLSIQKGMVTLKAAGNRMREFSFDKFSPEDQVYLFRTADEDGRPFAFPAEPGPQTGKGYASQTVPALGDRPLTLTGASELHVTDKSAAGRGTVNFGSPDAWLVFDNTPASKVIDGAVKSMKVYGAPAVVGQNVRVTAYGNGSVVIPQGPDYPALTAFTSKGLSGPAIPLQSYVNYDVLKLGVLTSNFGSFRLKRGYMATIASNADGSGVSRNYVAQDHDVEVSSLPAGLENSLKFVRIFPWRWTSKKGVAGGIWQDLNLGWFYDWNISTNSTPDLEYVPIRQKRWWPGLNQDWKARGSLHLLGYNEPDRPDQAKLTVDEAIASWPELMATGLRLGAPAPSDGGLNWLYQFIDKADQKGLRVDFVPVHYYRAVADPNDPRAAAEQFRAFLDGIHKRVKRPLWITEWNNGANWTTAPDPNPKQQAAAVEKMIEMLDQTPYVERYAIYNWVEAVREVKAKDGTLSPAGIVYRDKVSPLAYSQQRPEK, from the coding sequence ATGCGAAACGCCCCGAAGTCGCTTTCTCGATCCCTCCGCCTCTCGTCTGCCGGATCCTGTGTCGTGGCGGGGATGCTGCTCGCGCTGGCATCCACGGTGTCGGCGGGTCCAATGCGGAAATGGTGCTTCATCAGCGGGCAGGAGCCGGTGGAGGCGGAGCTGCTTTCGATCCAGAAGGGCATGGTCACCTTGAAGGCCGCGGGCAACCGTATGCGGGAATTCTCCTTCGACAAGTTCAGCCCGGAGGATCAGGTCTACTTGTTCCGCACGGCGGACGAGGACGGTCGGCCGTTCGCGTTTCCGGCGGAGCCGGGGCCGCAGACCGGGAAGGGCTATGCCTCGCAGACGGTTCCCGCGCTGGGCGATCGCCCGCTAACGCTCACCGGAGCGTCCGAACTGCACGTGACCGACAAGTCCGCGGCGGGTCGGGGGACGGTGAATTTCGGATCGCCGGACGCGTGGCTGGTGTTCGACAACACGCCCGCTTCCAAGGTGATCGACGGTGCCGTGAAATCGATGAAGGTCTACGGCGCGCCGGCGGTGGTAGGCCAGAACGTGCGGGTGACCGCGTATGGAAACGGCTCGGTGGTGATTCCGCAGGGGCCGGACTACCCGGCGCTGACCGCCTTCACCTCGAAGGGGCTTTCCGGGCCGGCGATACCGCTCCAGAGCTACGTGAACTATGATGTCCTGAAGTTGGGCGTGCTGACGTCGAACTTCGGATCGTTCCGGCTGAAGCGCGGTTACATGGCCACCATCGCCTCGAATGCGGATGGCAGCGGCGTGAGCCGGAACTACGTCGCACAGGACCACGATGTTGAGGTGTCGTCGCTGCCCGCAGGTCTGGAGAACTCGTTGAAGTTCGTGCGGATCTTCCCGTGGCGATGGACGAGCAAGAAAGGCGTGGCCGGCGGCATCTGGCAGGATCTCAATCTCGGCTGGTTCTATGATTGGAACATCAGCACCAACTCGACACCGGACCTCGAATACGTGCCGATCCGTCAGAAGCGCTGGTGGCCCGGGCTGAACCAGGACTGGAAGGCGCGCGGTTCGCTGCACCTGCTCGGCTACAATGAGCCGGACCGACCGGATCAGGCGAAGCTCACCGTGGACGAGGCGATCGCGTCGTGGCCCGAGCTGATGGCCACCGGGTTGCGCCTCGGTGCGCCCGCCCCTTCCGATGGCGGGCTGAACTGGCTCTACCAATTCATCGACAAGGCGGATCAGAAGGGGCTGCGCGTCGATTTCGTGCCGGTGCACTATTACCGGGCCGTCGCCGACCCGAACGATCCGCGCGCCGCCGCCGAGCAGTTCCGCGCCTTCCTCGATGGCATCCACAAGCGCGTGAAGCGTCCGCTGTGGATCACCGAGTGGAACAACGGCGCGAACTGGACCACGGCCCCCGATCCGAATCCCAAACAGCAGGCCGCGGCGGTGGAGAAGATGATCGAGATGCTCGATCAGACGCCCTACGTGGAACGCTACGCCATCTACAACTGGGTGGAGGCCGTCCGCGAGGTGAAGGCGAAGGACGGCACGCTCTCCCCGGCGGGCATCGTTTACCGCGACAAGGTCTCGCCGCTGGCGTACTCGCAGCAGAGGCCGGAGAAGTAA
- a CDS encoding FMN-binding negative transcriptional regulator, whose product MYNPQAFREERLDVLHALMKEHPLATLVTSGEHGLQASHLPFTVDTSTGKGILKAHLAKANGQLADLRAGTEALVIFQGPEAYITPSWYAAKQEHGKVVPTWNYVVVHAYGTSRVIEDEGWLRQQIDELTLAHEQGRNVPWEVEDAPAEFIAALLPAIAGIEIPIERLEGKWKMSQNRSEADRRGVRRGLEEENACPHLLSMFKDEK is encoded by the coding sequence ATGTACAATCCCCAAGCATTCCGCGAGGAGCGCCTGGACGTGCTTCATGCCCTGATGAAGGAACATCCGCTCGCGACGCTGGTCACGAGCGGGGAGCATGGACTCCAGGCGAGCCATCTTCCCTTCACGGTGGATACCTCCACCGGCAAGGGGATACTGAAAGCGCATCTGGCGAAGGCCAACGGCCAGCTTGCCGATCTCCGCGCTGGCACGGAGGCGCTGGTGATTTTCCAAGGGCCCGAGGCCTACATCACGCCCTCGTGGTATGCGGCGAAGCAGGAGCACGGCAAGGTGGTGCCGACTTGGAACTACGTGGTCGTCCATGCCTATGGCACGTCGCGCGTGATCGAGGACGAGGGCTGGCTGCGCCAGCAGATCGATGAACTGACGCTCGCCCACGAGCAGGGGCGTAATGTGCCATGGGAGGTCGAGGACGCGCCCGCGGAGTTCATCGCCGCGCTGCTGCCGGCCATCGCGGGCATCGAGATCCCGATCGAGCGCCTCGAGGGGAAATGGAAGATGAGCCAGAACCGCTCGGAAGCGGATCGCCGCGGGGTGCGCCGCGGATTGGAGGAGGAAAACGCCTGCCCGCACCTGCTCTCGATGTTCAAGGACGAGAAATAG